The Halanaerobium praevalens DSM 2228 genome contains a region encoding:
- the ucpA gene encoding SDR family oxidoreductase UcpA: MAKLTDKVAFITGAASGIGRGITKVYAQQGAKLVLVDIADDVLDLASDLKAEGHSSVIAIQADLRNLDDLKKAVTQAKDKFGTIEILVANAGVCKLGKFLEMTAEDRDFHIDVNIKGTWNTIQAVLPEMKKNNKGSIVITSSVTGDLVADPGETAYALSKSALVGLTKSLAVELAPFQIRVNAICPGYVRTPMAESIAQQSNPKEPEAVLTEMAKAIPMQRLAEPEEIGELAAFLGSDESSYMTGTQNIIDGGSTLPESVSVGT, translated from the coding sequence ATGGCTAAGTTAACTGATAAAGTTGCTTTTATTACTGGTGCAGCTAGTGGTATTGGTAGAGGAATTACTAAAGTCTATGCACAGCAGGGAGCAAAATTAGTGTTAGTAGATATAGCAGATGATGTACTAGATTTAGCATCAGATTTAAAGGCTGAAGGTCATAGTAGTGTAATAGCTATCCAAGCTGATCTTCGTAATTTAGATGATTTAAAAAAGGCTGTAACTCAAGCTAAAGATAAGTTTGGAACTATTGAGATATTAGTTGCAAATGCAGGAGTTTGTAAATTAGGAAAGTTTTTAGAAATGACAGCTGAAGATAGAGATTTTCATATTGATGTTAATATTAAAGGTACTTGGAATACTATTCAGGCTGTTTTACCTGAAATGAAAAAAAATAACAAAGGTAGTATTGTAATCACTTCTTCTGTTACTGGAGACTTAGTTGCTGATCCTGGAGAAACTGCTTATGCTTTAAGCAAGTCGGCTTTAGTTGGGTTAACAAAATCATTAGCAGTCGAATTAGCGCCTTTTCAGATTCGAGTCAATGCTATTTGTCCAGGTTATGTCAGAACTCCAATGGCTGAATCAATTGCTCAACAATCAAATCCTAAAGAACCAGAAGCAGTCTTAACAGAAATGGCTAAAGCAATTCCAATGCAAAGGCTTGCTGAACCTGAAGAAATAGGAGAACTAGCTGCTTTTTTAGGTAGTGATGAATCAAGCTATATGACAGGTACTCAAAATATTATTGATGGAGGTAGTACTTTACCAGAATCAGTCAGTGTCGGCACCTAA
- a CDS encoding short-chain fatty acid transporter, with the protein MLKKVSNFFVSMVQKYLPDPFIFAIILTFIVYLMGIFIAGNSPLDMVAHWGTGFWSLLAFAMQMSLVLVTGHALANSDFFKKILRTIASIPSSAGQAIFMTTLISAVACWINWGFGLVIGALLAKEMARQIDDLDYPLLIASAYSGFVVWHAGLSASVPLTVATEGNFSQSMIGGIIPISETIFSPLNLILSAVVILTIPFINKFMLPDKENRIIVDADILSDRKEEESSGRIIENKEQFFADKIENSPLLSMLLGALGLSYIIYYFINGGGLNLNIVIFIFLISGIILHKTPHRYLLAFNEAVKGAGGILLQFPLYAGIMGMMVSSGLATIISEWFVSISTVHTFPFFSFLSAGLVNFFVPSGGGQWSVQAPVMVPAGAELGVDAAKTALAVAWGDAWTNMIQPFWALPALGIAGLGARDIMGYCIVILIWVGIIASFGFMVF; encoded by the coding sequence ATGTTAAAAAAAGTTTCAAATTTTTTCGTGTCTATGGTGCAAAAATATTTACCAGATCCCTTTATTTTCGCTATTATTTTAACCTTTATAGTTTATTTAATGGGGATTTTTATTGCTGGTAACTCTCCTTTAGACATGGTTGCACATTGGGGTACTGGTTTTTGGAGTTTATTAGCTTTTGCAATGCAAATGTCTTTGGTTTTAGTTACTGGACATGCTTTAGCTAATAGTGATTTCTTTAAGAAAATTTTAAGAACAATTGCTTCAATACCTAGTAGTGCGGGTCAAGCTATCTTTATGACAACTCTAATTTCAGCTGTAGCTTGTTGGATCAATTGGGGATTTGGTTTAGTAATTGGTGCTTTATTAGCTAAAGAAATGGCAAGACAGATTGATGATCTGGACTATCCTTTATTAATTGCAAGTGCTTATTCTGGTTTTGTAGTTTGGCATGCAGGACTATCTGCTTCTGTTCCCTTAACTGTTGCTACAGAAGGAAACTTTTCTCAATCAATGATTGGAGGAATTATTCCAATTTCCGAAACAATTTTTAGTCCTTTAAATTTAATTTTAAGTGCAGTAGTTATTTTAACTATTCCCTTTATTAATAAATTTATGTTACCAGATAAAGAAAATAGAATTATAGTTGATGCTGATATTTTATCAGATCGGAAAGAAGAAGAAAGTTCAGGTCGAATTATAGAAAACAAAGAACAATTTTTTGCAGATAAAATAGAAAACTCACCTCTCCTTTCCATGTTACTTGGAGCTTTAGGGTTGAGTTACATAATTTATTATTTTATCAATGGTGGCGGTCTGAATTTAAATATAGTAATTTTTATATTTCTTATTTCTGGAATTATCTTACATAAAACGCCCCATCGTTATTTATTAGCTTTTAATGAAGCAGTTAAAGGTGCAGGCGGTATTTTACTTCAATTCCCTTTATATGCTGGAATTATGGGAATGATGGTTAGTTCTGGTTTAGCTACTATTATTTCTGAATGGTTTGTATCTATTTCAACTGTTCATACTTTCCCATTTTTCTCTTTTTTAAGTGCTGGTCTAGTTAACTTTTTTGTTCCTTCTGGTGGAGGTCAGTGGTCAGTTCAGGCCCCTGTTATGGTTCCAGCTGGAGCAGAACTTGGAGTTGATGCAGCCAAAACTGCTTTAGCAGTAGCTTGGGGAGATGCCTGGACTAATATGATTCAACCATTTTGGGCATTACCAGCTTTAGGAATTGCAGGACTTGGAGCAAGAGATATTATGGGCTATTGTATTGTGATTTTAATTTGGGTTGGAATTATCGCTTCATTTGGCTTTATGGTCTTTTAA
- a CDS encoding alpha/beta hydrolase: MFKKIFILIIIFSLAFTFKTAAEERAISFKSEETVNLEAEKLTYHLGSRTPNKLNKNLFIALEGSGRRPYTNLEIWENYLPPNTDLLLIEKYAFKDPELFAQTNNINRRIKDTKFVINYVLDSVYHNDLKNIILAGRLEGGKIAPQIAAEIPEITHLISLSAGGYSLEKELKILLAKKIKDPVNEGKFFNRVKIDTQKKLAAKFDIIREYPVPDAKWLNLTYKHFASLLDYESEPYLRNLEIPVLYVIGKENQLTPPEGVEYLADKFAEKDNFTFKIMPGLNYRFIDEKGENQQLKSVKRVINNWYQKNKI; encoded by the coding sequence ATGTTTAAAAAAATATTTATTTTAATAATAATTTTTAGTTTAGCCTTTACTTTTAAGACAGCTGCTGAAGAGAGAGCCATTAGTTTTAAATCAGAGGAAACAGTTAATTTAGAAGCTGAAAAATTAACCTATCATTTAGGTAGTAGAACTCCAAATAAATTAAATAAAAATTTATTTATTGCTTTAGAGGGGTCTGGCAGAAGACCTTATACTAATCTTGAAATCTGGGAAAATTATTTGCCACCAAATACTGATCTATTATTAATAGAAAAGTATGCTTTTAAAGACCCAGAACTTTTTGCTCAAACAAATAATATTAACCGAAGAATTAAAGATACTAAGTTTGTTATAAATTATGTTCTAGATTCTGTTTATCACAATGATTTAAAAAATATTATTTTAGCTGGTAGATTAGAAGGAGGCAAAATTGCTCCTCAAATTGCAGCTGAAATACCAGAAATAACTCATTTGATTTCTTTATCAGCTGGTGGTTATTCACTCGAAAAAGAACTAAAAATTTTATTGGCTAAAAAAATTAAGGACCCAGTAAATGAAGGTAAATTTTTCAATAGGGTAAAGATAGATACTCAAAAAAAGCTTGCTGCTAAATTTGATATTATTAGAGAGTATCCAGTTCCAGATGCTAAGTGGTTAAATCTTACTTATAAGCATTTTGCTAGTCTTTTAGATTATGAGTCTGAACCTTATTTAAGAAACTTAGAAATTCCAGTTTTATATGTCATTGGAAAAGAAAATCAACTTACTCCACCAGAGGGAGTAGAATATTTAGCAGATAAATTTGCTGAAAAAGATAATTTTACTTTTAAAATTATGCCAGGTTTAAATTATCGATTTATTGATGAAAAGGGAGAAAATCAGCAGCTAAAATCTGTAAAAAGAGTAATTAATAATTGGTATCAAAAAAATAAGATTTAA